A segment of the Triticum urartu cultivar G1812 chromosome 1, Tu2.1, whole genome shotgun sequence genome:
GTAAAGCCTCTATGTTTTGGTTCAGATATACGTATACTTTTCCCTGTTGGTTGGGGGCCGTAGTGATCAAAGAATTTGAGTTGCAGGGAGATCTGTCAATGAGTTGAACTTTTTTTTTGAGGAAATGAATTGAACTTTATTGAAGAGGCACTTGCTACCAACTGAAAGCCTCCCTCCGtctggaaatacttgtcatcaaaatgaacaAAAGAGGATGTATccagatgtattttagttctagatacatcattttttatccattttgatgacaagtatttttggacggagggagtacaacgtTATTTTGAGTCTGATCAGATAAGATTTTTGGCAAATGCTGTTTGCATCCTTTTCAATTATATATCAATCCTATTTGTGGTTTTGCTAGACTTATGTTGATGGTCTAATCTGTTAATTTAGCATCCTATGGTCACTCAATAATCTTATGACGACGAAGCTGCTGACCAGCTGACTTTTTGCACACGCCTCTGCGTTTGTGTGCGTAGTTATTGTGAAGCCTGTCGTTGCTGAGGATAGACTGTGGACTAAAAACGCAGATAGAATGGATTTGCCCCTCTAATACTCGGACAAGTTTTGATATCTACCGTTCTGAATTACTGGCTCTATATGGTTTTTGCTCCTGCGTTATTATCCATGGATCGCCATCTATCTTGGGTCACATATCAACCTCTTGATGTGGATTTCCTGCAGAAGCTTCTGACCTAATTCATTTCCGCGTCATTGATAATTCGTATCAATTCATTTGTAGCCCCTGCAGTGGAATCACGGTATGTAGTGTCGTAACGTCGAATACGTCTGTACTGTACTGTAATGTAATCTAACCTGCAAGCTACGCACGCACGCTTTGTTTTCCGTCGTACCAAATTGACCTCTATTTTAAACCTGTTCTGGTTCTGCTGAACGCCCCGGCCGGGAGTGTCATTGAATTTTCTGTTGCCAGGAACTGTAACAGGATACACGTCAATTTGCAAGCTTTTTGAGAGAGGCGACACATGTTAATCGCCCAGTATTCCCAAAAAATGTTTACGCGGGTTTTACAGGAGCCACAAATAAACATTTCAACCCTGGCAGAAATCTGAAAAGTCCTCGCGTCCCAAGCATTTCTATCGTGAATAATGCAGGGCAACTTGGTAGAAGGATGCAGAAACCCTCTCCTCCTTCCCGAGTGGTAGGCCCCAACCCTTGTCCCCTAGCAGGAAGGATAAGCCCGCACACAAGCTCTCCTCTTCCTTCCTCTGCCTTCTTCTCCCTTGGAGCAAGGAGCTGGCTCCTTGACGCTGATGTGCCCATGCCCATGTGTGTGAGTGCCCACCCATATATAGCTTTCTCCCTCTGGCTCCTTGTCCCCTTGCCAATCAGTTGATCCGTCCAGCACCAGCAAGCAACCGGGTTCAGGTTCAAGTTTGATCCTCTAGCTTTTTCGGTTGCGTCCGTCGATTCGTCTGCCATGGAGGGAGGAGGCGTTCCTTCCGCCCAGGACGTGTGggactgggaggtgctgcctgacGAGCACAGGAGCTTCTACGCCGAGACCAGGGCCGCATCCCGTGCCCACGACGGCGGCGAGGTTCTTGCCGGTAAGGAAAGGGCCCGATCAGCCCGCTCTCGATCACGATTTACTTCGGTTTCCACTCGTGTTCTCATCCCCGTAACTGCAATTGATCGCGCGCGTAATTTCAGATCACGAAACCGAGGAACCGATCCTGCCTCCCCCGTCACAAGTCGACGCTGATAATGTTGACGAGTGCAAGGACATCGGCGTCGACGTCGACGTCGTGCCGGCCGGGGCCAGATCAACCCAAGAGGATGAGGAACCCGCGGCGCCGGAGCTGCTAGTCTCTGACGGCGACGGAGAGGAGAAGTTCCAGCCCTGTGTCGACGCCAAGGAGGTGGACGATGATGGCAAGCAGATGGCGGCGGCAGAGGCAGTGGAGTCAGAGCTTCCTCCTCACGAGTTCGccgcgggagaggaggaagagggcaAGAAGGAGGAGGACGGGGCGCCGCCGGAGTGCGTGGTGTTCAGCGTGGGGAAGCTGCGCGTGAACGCGGTCGGGGCGCTGTGCTCGTTCGGGGTCGCGGCGGCCACCGTCTGCGTTTTCCTCGTCGGCGGCAGGCTGCAGCACCAGAAGCAGCACCAGCACCACCAGCAGCAGAAGATCCAGCTGCAGTTCCTTGGCGATGATAAGGTTTGCTGACTCGGTCCCACCTAATCCAATCCAGAGCATCAGACTCCTTTTCAAATTAGTAACTCAACTTGAACCAATTACAGTATCAATCAACTGCGTTTTTTTAGAAACACACTACAAACACTCACATGCATGCACACGCACTCACCCGCATACGCTCACCCCCTATCTCTATTGTCATCTTGTCGAGCCGGCAGATCTTCAGATTGACGAAGTCGCCACGGAGCCTCGTACTCCCttcgttcggaattacttgtcgcagaaatagatgtatctagactAATTTGACAGGTGCACAGCCTAATTTGACCAGTTCCAACACGGAGTTTTTCTTCCCGGGTTTGACCTGACCGGATCGGCGCCACGCCATTCCCTTCTTGTGCAACTGAATCTTGAAATAGCCTAGGATTGAACTTGAAGCTAACTAGTCATTATTATTTGTCCAAGAGAAGCCTTGCTGAAGTAGATATGCTTGTTGATTTGTGGATGTGCAGAGAATTCAGCAGGTGGTGCAGCAGACATCGAGGCTGAACCAGGCTATGTCATCTATGATGGGGGCAGGCGCGTCCACAAGGGCCAACATATCGTTCGGTGGCTTCTACGACGGCTTCTGATCCACCCGCCCGTGATTCAACTCTCGGATCAAGCACAAGCTGCTGGATTCAACTACGTagatctgatgaagaaaaagcTAGCTCATGTTATAGCAAATCGACAGCCTTGTTAGTAGTTGTCATGTACTCCAACGTATAACATAGATCACGCCACctgcaaaaacaaaaaaagacaTAGATCACGTGTTTGTACATAATGCACGATATACTGGATGTAAATAATTGGGAGTGTTGGACCGTGGCCGGGGCCGGCTGTATGTGTATGCACATGAGGATGGATTCATTAATAGATTTGTTATTAAGTTCATAGATAAGGGATCCGATGAACGATGATAACGAGGCCAAGAAGAAAGAACTCGCAGAGTTGATTGAGTACCTTTTGGAGCTGGACGAGATCCAGTGCATGCAAAGGTCAAGAGTAAATTGGTTACAGAAGGGTGACCGCAACACAAGCTTTTTTCAGGTGTACACATCAACAAGAAGGAAAAAGAACTTCATTAAAATGTTAAAAATAATGATGGTGAATGACTGGAAGGCAATGCTAACTTGAACCCACATATCCAGAGTTATTTTGAGCACTTATTCACGTCTGAGGTGAACCAAACTGACCCGACATTATTGGCAAAAGTTGAAACTAAGGTGATCGAACATATGAATTCAATGCTCCTGGCCCCTTTTACCGTTGATGATGTTGGTAAAGTTGCTTTTAGTATTGAGGATTTGAAGGCCTCAGGACCAGATGGACTCCATGCAGTTTTTTTAAGTATTGGTCTCTTCTTGGTGATGAGATCACACAAGAGGTTTTGATTGCTATAAAATCTAGGGAAGTTCCCGTAGAATGGAATGATACATCGATTGTGTTGATACCTAAGGTTGATAATCCAGAAGTGGTAACTCAGTACAGACCCATAAACTTATGCAATGTTCTCTATCAAATCATTTCTAAGATGCTTGCCTTACGCCTGAAAAGTATTTTGCCTGAAAAATTATCTCACCAACTCAGAGTGCTTTTGTTCCTGGGAGACTAATCACTGACAATATCCTCATTGCGTGTGAGTGCGTGCATAAGATTAAAGGGCCATTTGCATTTTCGTCCCTAACTCGAAACACCTAATCAGATATATCCctaattcgaaagcctgctcaaaaATGCCCCTCCGCCGTCATGtgcccttatagaaatgcccCTCCGAGCCGTTTCCGTCCAGTCAAGGCTGTTTGACCGCTAACGTGCCGTTTCTTTGACATTTTTGCCCCTCCTTCCGTACATCTGGGCCCAACTAACCGGTTCACTCTCTCTCCTCTCTTTATTCTTCCTCGCGACGATAGGGGAATTTTTGAGCACGCACTGGATCGGGCGTTTCTGCGGTTGGAGAGAGAGGGCATGGTGGGCATGTCTTCTACGAGCTCGTCGGTGGCCGCCAATGTAAGTTTCAGTGTCGATTTGGGGGAGATATGGGCATATTGCGGAATTAGGGTTCA
Coding sequences within it:
- the LOC125507509 gene encoding uncharacterized protein LOC125507509 — translated: MEGGGVPSAQDVWDWEVLPDEHRSFYAETRAASRAHDGGEVLADHETEEPILPPPSQVDADNVDECKDIGVDVDVVPAGARSTQEDEEPAAPELLVSDGDGEEKFQPCVDAKEVDDDGKQMAAAEAVESELPPHEFAAGEEEEGKKEEDGAPPECVVFSVGKLRVNAVGALCSFGVAAATVCVFLVGGRLQHQKQHQHHQQQKIQLQFLGDDKRIQQVVQQTSRLNQAMSSMMGAGASTRANISFGGFYDGF